Proteins encoded within one genomic window of Amycolatopsis sp. 2-15:
- a CDS encoding type II toxin-antitoxin system death-on-curing family toxin — protein MTEYLTIHDLMVVARRVVRGELAVRDTGILAAAVARPRTSVFGEDAYPGVWEKAAALMESLGRGHPLIDGNKRLAWTATWFFLGLNDKPLRTPLDEDAAEPFVHDVVQGHLDLPRIAARLADFA, from the coding sequence ATGACCGAGTACCTGACGATCCACGACCTGATGGTCGTCGCGCGCCGGGTGGTGCGCGGTGAGCTCGCGGTGCGCGACACGGGCATCCTCGCGGCCGCCGTGGCGCGCCCGCGCACGTCGGTCTTCGGCGAGGACGCCTACCCCGGCGTGTGGGAGAAGGCAGCCGCCCTCATGGAGTCACTCGGCCGCGGCCACCCCCTCATCGACGGCAACAAACGCCTCGCCTGGACCGCCACCTGGTTCTTCCTCGGCCTCAACGACAAACCCCTCCGCACGCCCCTCGACGAGGACGCCGCCGAACCGTTCGTCCACGACGTCGTCCAGGGCCACCTCGACCTGCCCCGCATCGCCGCCCGCCTGGCCGACTTCGCCTAG
- a CDS encoding alcohol dehydrogenase catalytic domain-containing protein: MGLFGTKLPRVPGHEIAGVVDAVGDAVTLWKVGDKVGVGWSGGVDFTCEYCRRGDFVNCDSRTITGTSFDGGYAEYMVAPEDAVARIPEGLTFAEASPLMCAGITAFNALRHAKAGPGDLVAVQGVGGVGHLAVQFANKMGFRTVAINRGRAKEELARQLGADEYIDSNEGSVGESLKKMGGASAILGTVDRAEMQSELINGIRPNGQVIVLEGQNVQRRGPRQRGHAELRRPARHPAGVRDVPAGEGRGGLPAHAEGQHPRGASDRGLTPWSESAPTFPGVGAFSHVRPAAARRRRAVSAGRARTARRDPGRNRPPPASSASA; the protein is encoded by the coding sequence ATGGGACTGTTCGGCACCAAGTTGCCGCGCGTGCCCGGGCACGAGATCGCGGGTGTCGTCGACGCGGTCGGCGACGCCGTGACCCTGTGGAAGGTCGGCGACAAGGTCGGGGTCGGCTGGTCCGGCGGTGTCGACTTCACGTGTGAATACTGCCGCCGCGGTGACTTCGTCAACTGTGACAGCCGCACGATCACGGGCACGTCCTTCGACGGCGGTTACGCCGAGTACATGGTCGCCCCCGAGGACGCGGTCGCCCGTATCCCCGAAGGCCTGACGTTCGCCGAGGCCTCGCCCCTCATGTGTGCCGGCATCACTGCCTTCAACGCGTTGCGCCACGCCAAAGCCGGCCCCGGCGATCTCGTCGCCGTGCAGGGCGTGGGCGGCGTCGGCCACCTCGCCGTCCAGTTCGCCAACAAGATGGGCTTCCGCACCGTCGCGATCAACCGCGGCCGCGCCAAGGAAGAGCTGGCCCGCCAGCTCGGCGCGGACGAGTACATCGACAGCAACGAAGGCAGCGTCGGCGAGTCCCTGAAGAAGATGGGCGGCGCCTCGGCGATCCTCGGCACGGTCGACCGCGCCGAGATGCAGTCGGAGCTGATCAACGGCATCCGCCCCAACGGCCAGGTGATCGTGCTCGAAGGCCAGAATGTACAGCGGCGTGGCCCGCGACAGCGAGGACACGCTGAACTTCGCCGTCCTGCGCGGCATCCGGCCGGTGTACGAGACGTTCCCGCTGGAGAAGGCCGAGGAGGCCTACCAGCACATGCCGAAGGCCAACATCCGCGTGGTGCTTCAGATCGCGGACTGACGCCTTGGTCCGAAAGCGCGCCCACCTTCCCCGGGGTGGGCGCGTTTTCTCACGTCAGGCCAGCCGCAGCGAGACGCCGTCGAGCAGTGAGCGCAGGCCGAGCTCGAACAGCTCGTCGAGATCCAGGTCGTAACCGTCCTCCTCCAGCGTCGTCAGCATCCGCGTGA
- the bcp gene encoding thioredoxin-dependent thiol peroxidase gives MTEQRLSPGDAAPDFTLPDSTGKSVSLSDFRGQAVVVYFYPNAGTPGCTKQACDFRDSLAQLNDAGYQVLGISPDKPAKLAKFVENEQLTFPLLSDEDKHVLTAWGAFGEKKNYGRVYQGVIRSTFIVDAEGKIANAFYNVRATGHVAKLIRDLGIPA, from the coding sequence ATGACCGAGCAGCGACTCTCCCCCGGCGACGCCGCCCCCGACTTCACCCTGCCCGACAGCACGGGCAAGAGCGTCTCCCTCAGCGACTTCCGCGGCCAGGCCGTCGTCGTCTACTTCTACCCGAACGCCGGCACCCCCGGCTGCACCAAGCAGGCCTGCGACTTCCGCGACAGCCTCGCCCAGCTCAACGACGCCGGCTACCAGGTCCTCGGCATCTCCCCGGACAAGCCCGCGAAGCTCGCAAAGTTCGTCGAGAACGAGCAGCTGACCTTCCCCCTGCTCTCCGACGAGGACAAACACGTCCTCACCGCGTGGGGCGCCTTCGGCGAGAAGAAGAACTACGGCCGCGTCTACCAGGGCGTCATCCGCTCCACCTTCATCGTCGACGCGGAAGGCAAGATCGCGAACGCCTTCTACAACGTCCGCGCGACCGGTCACGTCGCGAAGCTCATCCGCGACCTCGGCATCCCCGCCTGA
- a CDS encoding FAD-dependent monooxygenase, which yields MRNVLVSGAGIGGPTLAYWLHRAGFSVTVVERSPGLREGGQAVDVRGVALDVIGRMGLGEQVRAVRTRMRGMSVVDGSGAELFRSQEHTYSSGRLDSPDVELVRDDLVSLLYKATEPDVEYVFDDSITALQQDEHGVRVEFERGGLRTFDLVVGADGLHSAVRRLAFGPEERFAQHLGQYLAIFPAPNLLGLDNWQVWFRDGETGGAVYPVRDNTELRVTLGFGSPPLSYDYRDVVAQKEIVAKQLAGAGWEVPRLLSEMAGAPHFYFDAMQQIHLDSWSAGRVTLLGDAGYCASPLSGQGTSLALVGAYVLADELARHDDHTTAFSAYETRLRPFVAANQTLATENSGGPAAEESVDRAKNAISLT from the coding sequence ATGCGTAACGTCCTCGTCTCCGGCGCCGGCATCGGCGGCCCGACGCTGGCCTACTGGCTCCACCGGGCCGGGTTCTCCGTGACCGTGGTCGAGCGCTCGCCCGGCCTGCGGGAGGGCGGTCAGGCAGTCGATGTGCGCGGGGTGGCGCTCGACGTGATCGGCCGGATGGGGCTCGGCGAGCAGGTGCGCGCGGTGCGGACGCGGATGCGTGGAATGTCCGTGGTGGACGGTTCCGGCGCCGAGCTGTTCCGCTCGCAGGAGCACACCTACAGCAGCGGCCGCCTGGACAGCCCCGACGTGGAACTGGTCCGCGACGACCTGGTTTCCCTGCTGTACAAGGCAACCGAGCCTGACGTCGAGTACGTCTTCGACGATTCGATCACCGCGCTGCAGCAGGACGAACACGGTGTGCGCGTGGAGTTCGAGCGTGGCGGCCTCCGCACGTTCGACCTCGTCGTCGGCGCCGACGGCCTGCACTCCGCCGTGCGCCGGCTGGCGTTCGGCCCGGAGGAGCGGTTCGCCCAGCACCTCGGGCAGTACCTGGCGATCTTCCCGGCGCCCAACCTGCTCGGACTGGACAACTGGCAGGTCTGGTTCCGCGACGGCGAAACCGGCGGCGCCGTCTACCCGGTGCGCGACAATACCGAGCTGCGGGTCACGCTGGGGTTCGGGTCGCCGCCGCTGTCGTACGACTACCGCGATGTCGTGGCGCAGAAGGAAATCGTGGCGAAGCAGCTGGCCGGCGCGGGCTGGGAGGTACCGCGGCTGCTGTCCGAAATGGCCGGTGCGCCCCACTTCTACTTCGACGCCATGCAGCAGATCCATCTCGACTCCTGGAGCGCCGGCCGCGTGACGCTGCTCGGGGACGCGGGCTACTGCGCGTCGCCGCTCTCGGGTCAGGGCACCAGCCTCGCTCTCGTCGGCGCGTACGTGCTCGCCGACGAACTCGCTCGCCACGACGACCACACCACCGCGTTCTCCGCCTACGAAACGCGGCTGCGCCCGTTCGTCGCCGCCAACCAGACGCTCGCGACGGAAAACTCCGGCGGTCCGGCGGCCGAGGAGTCGGTGGACCGCGCGAAGAATGCGATCAGCCTCACGTAA
- a CDS encoding LysR substrate-binding domain-containing protein, whose translation MVSEAQLVGSGLSGRLRIAFKAQSTAHFLPDVESSLRRVAPDVQVDALAVHTLPDELDALVAVTADAAFLWLPIGDDRRFVTHWLLDEPRWVALPPGHHLATRTSLKVSDLVFEPIVGPRDGMPEAVVKFWFIDPRPDGTRAVYGPQGRTPAECLHHVAAGRGSWIAPASTATYFPYPRLVWLPLEDAAPLGLALIWLREDSNPLLDLLLEESKRVTRPTPV comes from the coding sequence ATGGTCTCGGAGGCGCAGCTCGTCGGCTCGGGCCTGTCCGGGCGGCTGCGGATCGCGTTCAAGGCGCAGAGCACCGCGCACTTCCTGCCCGACGTCGAGTCGTCACTGCGCCGCGTCGCGCCCGACGTTCAGGTCGACGCCCTCGCCGTCCACACCCTGCCCGACGAGCTCGATGCCCTGGTCGCGGTCACCGCCGACGCCGCGTTCCTGTGGCTCCCCATCGGCGACGACCGCCGGTTCGTCACGCACTGGCTGCTCGACGAGCCACGCTGGGTCGCGCTGCCGCCCGGGCACCACCTCGCCACGCGGACGTCGCTGAAGGTGTCCGACCTGGTCTTCGAACCGATCGTCGGACCGCGCGACGGGATGCCCGAGGCGGTGGTGAAGTTCTGGTTCATCGACCCTCGGCCGGACGGCACCCGCGCGGTCTACGGGCCGCAGGGCCGGACGCCGGCGGAGTGCCTGCACCACGTGGCGGCGGGGCGCGGGTCGTGGATCGCACCCGCGTCGACAGCCACGTACTTCCCGTACCCGCGGCTGGTGTGGCTGCCGCTGGAGGACGCGGCGCCGTTGGGGCTGGCGCTGATCTGGTTGCGGGAGGACTCGAACCCGCTGCTGGACCTGCTACTGGAGGAAAGCAAGCGCGTGACTCGGCCGACTCCGGTGTGA
- a CDS encoding SDR family NAD(P)-dependent oxidoreductase has translation MNTKGPYFVLREAARRIADRGRIITISSNTTTVPQLGVGLYGTSKVATGYLVKVLAMELGPRRVTVNTVVPGPIDGAGIFTDPANDEYQRSLIEMVPIGRLGTTEDVAGVTAFLAGDEAALITGQQLVCDGGMH, from the coding sequence GTGAACACCAAGGGCCCGTACTTCGTACTGCGCGAGGCCGCCCGCCGCATCGCCGACCGTGGCCGCATCATCACCATCTCCTCGAACACCACCACGGTTCCGCAGCTGGGTGTCGGCCTCTACGGCACCAGCAAGGTCGCCACCGGATATCTGGTGAAGGTGCTCGCGATGGAGCTCGGCCCGCGCCGCGTCACCGTGAACACCGTCGTGCCCGGTCCGATCGACGGCGCCGGAATTTTCACCGACCCGGCCAACGACGAATACCAACGCAGTTTGATCGAAATGGTCCCGATCGGGCGATTGGGCACCACAGAAGACGTCGCGGGTGTGACGGCATTTCTCGCCGGAGACGAAGCCGCGTTGATCACCGGACAGCAGCTCGTCTGCGACGGCGGAATGCACTGA
- a CDS encoding PQQ-binding-like beta-propeller repeat protein: MVDEPCRHDGLHRRAFFGLAAGVVAAPALATLLGAAPADATPGRPGRKFTFAAVSDTHVNTTSPQSTTWLTQAYASIARRDPDLVLHCGDITDTGLPDEYEQYGKVLPAALRGKIHYSPGNHETRWDPSAKEEFHSHFGPTPYSFDAGGVHFVGFDPTQVLQEPGHYGPAGLDWLERDLRRVHRDTPVVLFQHFPFGNQFYYVDDQPAVLDVLAGHNLRGVIAGHVHREDVTKFNGLTQVTLNAVRNGPIYYWAEKTTAADGTDVLDVRRVTVAADGTDTEAPFATVPLTGSGQGREQRPRYVHVGKVSGGSLPVEVRASATQQVGVQPYPQAVFGGTSPAAWQPLAGSGDRWTGSVDVSALAPGRQRLQVRVNAADGSWWEQVALFTVPAVAGDPVDRWQEQLSGSVQGGVTLADARSGLVLAASSAGEVTALRRGGHREWRTQLGPVYRRPAVSGTLAFVPSADHHLYALDVRNGRRVWAFDAKAPVVSAPLVSTVDGHEQVVFSAGQALFAVGTDGRRRWSVPARGFSSGQAASDGERVYTSAADGYARAHDARTGKELWAYQMVSGVENHVALYSGWDTVVALGGDVVIVATVSSAIALDRATGALRWTVAGSAMYAPALIAGSSVLLTTEWGVLTLVDLATGKPLWTTNLALRVFNAGVAISDGTAWVLTVDGKVIGVRLSDGARLGWLQQSLVYTFGRPVIDGRTLVVGDQNGVVHGISLP; this comes from the coding sequence ATGGTCGACGAGCCTTGCCGGCACGATGGATTGCACCGAAGGGCGTTTTTCGGGCTCGCCGCGGGGGTGGTGGCGGCACCGGCGCTGGCCACGCTGCTCGGCGCCGCGCCGGCGGACGCCACGCCGGGCCGGCCGGGCCGCAAGTTCACGTTCGCCGCCGTCTCGGACACGCACGTGAACACCACGAGCCCGCAGTCGACCACGTGGCTCACGCAGGCGTACGCCTCGATCGCGCGCCGCGACCCGGACCTCGTGCTGCACTGCGGCGACATCACCGACACCGGCCTGCCCGACGAGTACGAGCAGTACGGCAAGGTGCTGCCCGCCGCGTTGCGCGGGAAGATCCACTACTCGCCGGGCAATCACGAGACGCGGTGGGACCCGTCGGCCAAGGAGGAGTTCCACAGCCACTTCGGCCCGACGCCGTACTCGTTCGACGCCGGCGGTGTCCACTTCGTCGGTTTCGACCCGACGCAGGTGCTGCAGGAGCCCGGCCACTACGGACCTGCCGGTCTCGACTGGCTCGAGCGCGACCTGCGCCGCGTGCACCGGGACACGCCGGTGGTGCTGTTCCAGCACTTCCCGTTCGGCAACCAGTTCTACTACGTCGACGACCAGCCGGCGGTGCTCGACGTGCTCGCCGGGCACAACCTGCGCGGGGTCATCGCCGGCCACGTGCACCGCGAGGACGTCACCAAGTTCAACGGGCTCACCCAAGTGACCCTGAACGCCGTGCGCAACGGCCCGATTTACTACTGGGCCGAGAAAACGACGGCCGCCGACGGCACCGACGTGCTCGACGTGCGGCGAGTCACCGTGGCCGCCGACGGCACCGACACCGAGGCGCCGTTCGCGACCGTGCCGCTGACCGGCAGCGGACAGGGCCGCGAGCAGCGGCCGCGTTATGTCCACGTGGGCAAGGTTTCCGGCGGCTCGCTGCCGGTCGAGGTGCGCGCGTCGGCCACGCAGCAGGTCGGCGTGCAGCCGTACCCGCAGGCCGTGTTCGGCGGCACGAGCCCGGCCGCGTGGCAGCCGCTCGCGGGTTCGGGGGACCGCTGGACCGGCAGCGTCGACGTCTCGGCGTTGGCGCCGGGGCGGCAGCGGCTTCAGGTGCGCGTGAACGCGGCCGACGGCAGCTGGTGGGAGCAGGTCGCGCTGTTCACGGTGCCGGCGGTGGCCGGCGACCCCGTCGACCGGTGGCAGGAGCAGCTTTCGGGTTCGGTGCAGGGCGGCGTGACCCTCGCGGACGCGCGCAGCGGCCTGGTGCTCGCCGCTTCGTCGGCCGGTGAGGTGACCGCGTTGCGGCGCGGCGGCCACCGTGAGTGGCGTACGCAGCTCGGCCCGGTGTACCGGCGTCCGGCGGTCAGCGGGACGCTGGCTTTTGTCCCCTCGGCCGACCATCACCTGTACGCGCTGGATGTCCGCAATGGACGGCGGGTGTGGGCGTTCGACGCGAAGGCGCCGGTCGTGAGCGCGCCGCTGGTTTCCACTGTGGACGGACACGAGCAGGTGGTGTTCTCGGCGGGGCAGGCGCTGTTTGCGGTCGGCACCGACGGCCGGCGTCGCTGGTCGGTGCCGGCGCGCGGGTTCTCATCCGGTCAGGCCGCGAGTGACGGCGAGCGCGTGTACACCTCGGCGGCCGACGGGTACGCGCGGGCGCACGACGCCCGAACGGGCAAGGAATTGTGGGCGTACCAGATGGTGTCCGGTGTCGAGAACCACGTCGCGCTGTACAGCGGGTGGGACACCGTCGTGGCGCTCGGTGGCGACGTGGTCATCGTCGCCACCGTGTCGAGTGCGATCGCGCTCGACCGGGCTACGGGTGCGCTGCGCTGGACCGTCGCCGGCAGCGCGATGTACGCGCCCGCGCTCATCGCCGGCTCCAGCGTGCTGCTGACCACCGAGTGGGGTGTGCTGACCCTGGTCGACCTCGCCACCGGGAAACCGTTGTGGACGACGAATCTGGCGCTGCGCGTGTTCAACGCGGGCGTGGCGATCAGCGACGGCACGGCGTGGGTGCTGACCGTCGACGGCAAGGTGATCGGCGTGCGGCTCTCCGACGGTGCCCGGCTGGGCTGGCTGCAGCAGAGCCTCGTCTACACGTTCGGCCGCCCGGTGATCGACGGGCGCACGCTCGTGGTCGGCGACCAGAACGGTGTCGTCCACGGGATTTCCCTCCCCTGA
- a CDS encoding TetR/AcrR family transcriptional regulator C-terminal domain-containing protein gives MAEQRYLEIAAELRRRIADGELVPGAKVPSTRRIAVEWGVATATAAKALAALGQEGLVRAEPRSGTVVAGRKPEPKPRPRPPGLSRERIVRTAITIADEEGIAALSMRGVAARLGVAAMAPYRYVAGRDELVLLMADAAFGERGYPARPSGDWRTRLELTGRTLWSLYRRHPWLAQLSPITRPLPLANLATHAEEALSALDGFGLSAKQLCDLHVLFFSYIQGVAIHLERERHAAGTSGLTEDEWLATQAPGHTAIMASGRHPVFTRMLTTLEEDGYDLDLDELFELGLRSLLDGVSLRLA, from the coding sequence ATGGCCGAGCAGCGCTACCTGGAGATCGCCGCGGAGCTGCGCCGCCGGATCGCCGACGGAGAGCTCGTGCCGGGGGCGAAGGTGCCCTCGACGCGCCGGATCGCCGTCGAGTGGGGCGTCGCGACGGCCACCGCGGCCAAGGCGCTCGCCGCGCTCGGCCAGGAAGGGCTGGTGCGGGCCGAACCGCGGTCCGGCACCGTCGTCGCGGGCCGGAAACCCGAGCCGAAGCCGCGCCCGCGGCCGCCGGGCCTCTCGCGCGAACGGATCGTGCGGACGGCCATCACGATCGCCGACGAAGAGGGCATCGCCGCGTTGTCCATGCGGGGAGTGGCGGCGCGGCTGGGCGTCGCGGCGATGGCGCCGTACCGCTACGTCGCCGGCCGCGACGAGCTGGTGCTGCTCATGGCCGACGCGGCCTTCGGCGAACGCGGCTACCCCGCGCGGCCGTCGGGCGACTGGCGGACGCGACTCGAACTCACCGGTCGCACCCTGTGGTCGCTGTACCGGCGGCACCCGTGGCTCGCGCAGCTGTCGCCGATCACGCGCCCGTTGCCGCTGGCCAACCTGGCCACGCACGCGGAGGAGGCGCTCTCGGCGCTCGACGGCTTCGGCCTGTCCGCCAAGCAGCTGTGCGACCTGCACGTGCTTTTCTTCAGCTACATCCAGGGCGTCGCCATCCACCTCGAACGCGAGCGGCACGCCGCCGGCACGTCGGGGCTGACCGAGGACGAGTGGCTGGCCACCCAGGCGCCGGGCCACACGGCGATCATGGCCAGCGGCCGCCACCCGGTCTTCACGCGGATGCTGACGACGCTGGAGGAGGACGGTTACGACCTGGATCTCGACGAGCTGTTCGAGCTCGGCCTGCGCTCACTGCTCGACGGCGTCTCGCTGCGGCTGGCCTGA
- a CDS encoding LysR family transcriptional regulator, which translates to MTQQAVSGQIRQLERVAGTPLVRRRSSGVELTAAGRRS; encoded by the coding sequence ATGACCCAGCAGGCGGTCAGCGGGCAAATCCGGCAGCTCGAGCGCGTGGCCGGCACGCCGCTGGTCCGGCGCCGGTCCTCCGGCGTCGAGCTCACCGCGGCGGGCAGGCGTTCCTGA
- a CDS encoding DUF3089 domain-containing protein → MAANPCNQNLAGDPQIATPGGRFTAGYPASPGRVTFDTTRVESGASVVEPFEPPAAPPVDCFSVYPTVDLLSNPALQIGSLPPGPDDAAAAATYAQVGPLLSRCRMFVPAYRQAPLAAHLVGVLTGTAPDYALGLEDVEQAWDTYWREYNVDPVTHRRRGVVVIGHSQGAADAASLLRDRVDGHPDAQPSLVSALLLGGNVQVPTDRPAGGGSDPDAAFQYLPVCSRASAAVPVPVGCVAGYSSYKQPAGTVPPPGSAFGLSSTPGHRILCTNPAALMAGTAPDATTPLDTRLPTRTLVQGNTLLPNGHLTAVLLGTSLPVFPTGFARYPGEFSGACAFRDVPAAPPPGSS, encoded by the coding sequence ATGGCCGCGAACCCGTGCAACCAGAACCTGGCGGGTGACCCGCAGATCGCGACGCCCGGCGGCCGCTTCACGGCCGGCTACCCCGCGTCGCCTGGCCGGGTGACGTTCGACACCACTCGGGTGGAGTCGGGCGCGAGTGTGGTGGAACCGTTCGAGCCGCCGGCGGCCCCTCCGGTGGACTGTTTCTCCGTCTACCCGACCGTCGACCTGCTCTCGAATCCGGCGCTCCAGATCGGCTCCCTGCCACCCGGTCCGGACGACGCCGCGGCCGCCGCGACCTACGCCCAGGTCGGTCCGCTGCTCAGCCGCTGCCGGATGTTCGTGCCCGCGTACCGGCAGGCGCCGCTGGCCGCGCACCTCGTCGGCGTGCTCACCGGCACGGCGCCCGACTACGCGTTGGGCCTCGAAGACGTCGAACAGGCGTGGGACACCTACTGGCGCGAGTACAACGTCGACCCGGTCACGCACCGTCGCCGCGGGGTGGTCGTGATCGGCCACTCGCAGGGCGCCGCCGACGCCGCCTCGCTCCTGCGCGACCGCGTGGACGGCCACCCGGACGCGCAGCCCTCCTTGGTGAGCGCGCTGCTGCTCGGCGGCAACGTCCAGGTCCCCACCGACCGCCCGGCCGGCGGCGGCTCCGATCCGGACGCGGCTTTCCAGTACCTGCCGGTGTGCTCGCGCGCGTCGGCTGCCGTGCCGGTGCCGGTCGGCTGCGTGGCCGGTTACTCGTCGTACAAGCAACCGGCCGGAACGGTCCCCCCGCCCGGCTCCGCCTTCGGCCTCTCCTCGACGCCCGGCCACCGCATCCTCTGTACCAACCCGGCCGCTCTGATGGCCGGCACCGCCCCCGACGCGACCACTCCGCTCGACACCCGGCTCCCCACCCGGACTTTGGTGCAGGGCAACACTCTTCTCCCCAACGGCCACCTCACCGCCGTCCTCCTCGGCACCTCACTGCCGGTGTTCCCCACCGGCTTCGCCCGCTACCCCGGCGAGTTCAGCGGCGCCTGCGCGTTCCGCGACGTTCCGGCGGCACCGCCTCCTGGCTCCAGCTGA